The genomic interval TTTCACGTATAAGCcgagtgttgttttgttttttatgacaGGGCTGGGACTGATTAGTTACTCATAGTGAGGCCACCTGCCTAATCAAAGTACTGCGTTTCACGATCATCAGCTTAATCTTAATCACAGTCCATAAACAGGTCGTGTAGACCGAAGGAAAACAGCACGTAGTCTGCGTCGTGTTTTGAGCTCGTTGGGACCTGCGGCAAAACATCCTGATGAACTCTGATCGGGTTGTGGAACAGAAATGACTTTGTTAAAGTCAATCGTTTTCAAATGCTGCTATAAATAATTACAAGGCTCGTACCATTTGCTAGAGTGTTAAATGTTTGTCGGCTCTTCGGAGAATAATAGTGTTTAGATTGCAAGATTAACGCGAAAAATTTTAACGAACCTTATTTCCCGTGAATGTGCCGGACTTCCGGTGCATTAGTCGCTATAGTGAAGTAAACGGCAAACAGTTTGGGCTGAAAAGCGGTGTgtggtaaaatgtaaatgttttaaactttaGTTTGCTACATAGGGAAGCTGTTTTGTAGCCTGcagctaaaataactaaaagagaCACCGGAAGTTGGGAATGCTGACTAGCAAACTGCTCATTTCGGACTAGTGCTTTTCAGAGCCGTCCATTTCTCATCTAAGGACCTTCATTAATTAAGGTGGGCttgatttgaaatgtttgagAATGTGCTAAAAACAATAGAATCCATCACAGAAAATCTTATGGTTTTcagtaaaatatcattataataataatattaatttttgtagATTTAACGTCTCGCCAATAGAATCCATCACATACCAGTAGACGCCATTATATCCATTAAATCCAATGCAAATCTAATTTTAGCcattaaatcaattacattttctattgtgttttgggcggggttttgttttttgcctcAGGACAGTCATATCCTTCAAGAACAGGGCTTGGAAACACTTGCACTGATGCATTAGCTTGCTGTATACGGTTTTCTTTCTGGGTTCACCTTCACAGATGTCAAGTTTTCAGTTACGTAATGTGAGTTATGAGGCTACTGTATTTCACCGGAATGCTCCGCGTACAATAACAACAGCTTATGCGTATTGATGagaaaatatcagtttatttcattcataCGAAAAACTCAAACAAAAGGTCCTTTTAACAGTTATAAATATCGTGAGCACAACATTAAGTATACACATCTTGTGGTCATTCAGTACAACCGTACAGtgctattaataaatgcttacataaatgcttttcttaaaTTGGAAGTGTCGATCACACATCAAGTATGTCCAGCCTCTTTACAGAGGAAAAATACATCTTTTGGCCACTTTCCTTATCACTTCTCACAATTTATACACTTTTTCTGACCTCTGAAATTTCTCATGCCAGCTACATTCCTTCTGCCTtgagtatttatttctttgcaatACATACACTTCTCTCCACCTGTTTTTAGACTTAACTCCACTTCAATCAGGTTCGCGTGCATCTAAACACCTCTCGGCCCTCCAGGCCTTAACACTCGCGCGGGACTCTTCATCCCTGAGCTTTTGCTGAAAACCTCCAAGTTCAGCGGCACCACAGTAATAACTTGTTTTTACTAAGGAATCTACTGTTTGGTATCTTAAATTCTGGCCACATGCAGTTTAACTGTTCCCAGACGACAGCACTCAAAGAGCATTTGGGAAAAGCTGTCACTGGTCCCCGAATGTGAGCTTTCACAATGGCAGCCTATCTTGGCATTCACTTGAAGTCATGGTTTTAAGGCAACCAGCTCCGTTGTTTCACTTTGCAGCCTTGTACGCAGCCAAGTTCAGCGGCTCTTTGCTCGGGACGCACCAGTCGTCGGCTTCCTGGTTGAATTTGTAATGACGCAAGGCGGTTTGATTGAACACTGGAAGCTTCTCTATTGAATCTGTAGACagggcctgcgggaagaagacTGGATTAATAATTGGAAGACCGACAGATGTAATGTCCAAAGTTGACAAGATGTCAACAAGCTTAATAAATAAGCTTAGTGTAAGAAAAACTCTCATTATGATTTGCCATCttgctgtttgtttaaaattcCACCAAAGTCGTGGTTTACTTATTGTTTCAAACCCATATGGCTCACTTTCTTTTGAGGCACAAAAAACGAAGAATAATCTTGACGCAGCCTCTTTAATGATATCCTCATATAGGCTTGGAACAACGTGAGGATTAGTTTTTATGCAAGCAATCCATTTTGAGGATCTCTTTACCTTCAGCTGAATTACAGCATCTGTACCATAGCCCTCCATCGGGTAAAGCTGGAGATCACCTTGGAAGTAGCGTGCGTAAAGGCGGGAAATGGGAAGGCCGTAGCCAAAGCCAGCCTGAGGGAAACAACAGGCAGGTTtgacttttagttttatttgaaaaacatgcaCACTTGCTATTATGTCGCGTCCTGTGCTTTTACCATTGGAGTCCGCTGATGGTCACCAATAGTAGGTCTGGGCGCTGTTGAATACATGTAGCTAAAAAGCCTGTCAATCTTCCTGAAAGGAACGCCACCGCCCCTGTCACAGATCTGGAACACGAAATGTGGATGTTTAGAGAACAATGACATGTTTTGTGAGCTGCGTTACATCAGGTTACATGATTAAGACCGAGGGATTGACTGTGGTATATGCGTAAGAAGATGAATGTAATCTTGCAAAAACTGTTACTGCATGGATACAGCATTGCAGTTCAATGTCTGCTTTGTTGCATGCTTTAGCCACCAGCAGGGCAAAGGTTAACAGTGTCGTTAATACTAGTCAGAGCTGGTTTCCGTTTGATCTCGATCAAGGGTGGTTAGACTATTAATCTTTAGGATAGCTTATATAATGATATCAGTTATCGCTGTATCTGGGGCGATGTAACAGTTCGAGGAAGGAACCGGAGGTTGAGAAGAATGATTTAATCGAGGCGGCGGCGGTGGTGTGACCTCGTACTCTAATTAGGAGTTTTATAGGTTAAGTTCTCTACAATAATCATAATGGAAATCTAATTTACCTTGATTGACAGGTCCTCTCCACCTAGAGCAACCGTGACTTTGATTGGTGGCAACGTGCTGCTTGTTTCGTGATTCTCAAGGGTAGCCCTCATCGCGTTCTGGAGTGGAAGAGATGACTCATTTATAATCTAAATTTGATTTTCATTCCATATGCGTCTGTAAATGGAGCACCATGCTTACCTTGAAGAGCTCAAAAACCATGTGGTAGAGATGGGAAGGAACATAGGATATCTCGATTGGCTGTGACTTCTTCTTTGCTGCAACAGAGAACGAATATCATCAAATATAATGCGGTTTGTGGACCaaaaattgaaatgatttaaCGCGGCCCAAAACCATCTGGAGTACGTATTTGATTCCTCACCATTTATCTCTCTAAGCTCCAGCTCAGGGGATCCGAGGTAATACTGCTCACAGAGCATTTTGGCACACTCGTATGCATCTGAAGCAGAAGACGGGATGTTAGTAATGAATTTGCACTTGTCGCTAAGGTAATATTTGCTTCCCGAGTTGATAACACTAGAGCACTCACCTTGGATTACATTTGTGACGTCACAGCAGGAGTCAATGCACCCGATGCTGCTTGGATGTCCTGGATTTGTGGAGCCATCGAAGATCAGGGCTGAAGATAGAGCAGGAAATAGAGGGTTAGAGGTGTACTGCAAGCTAATCATTCTCTCATATCCAGTGAATTATTAACTTAAACTAGAGCAGGCCGGATAATTCAAGATCTAATGACCTGTAAGCGAGATTTAGGACAAGATTGACTTACTGTGCTGGTTGATGAGCATGCGAATGGAGATGCGGTTCATGTAAAAGCGGTCCAGAAAGTACTGAATATTCTGACAGGTCACAGGGTCTGTCCCAAACGCATCTCTATACTCGATGACGCCTTGGGCCATGGTGGGCACCACATCATTGTGCCTGTTCCTGATGGTCACCAGAGTGTCCACAAATCTTtggggacaaaaacaaaacaactccaTGAATCCTGCTGTGTTGTactttttaatgctatttcTGATAGACGATGTAGATTGAAGAACCTACTCAGTAAGAACTTTAGGATCATCGGGATTCTTGCCTTGGAATTCTAGGATGTCCATCAGGCTTTGCACAAACCTAAGAAAGTAAGAGAGAAGGCAAAGAtaatgaattattgtattttttttattaattgccaCTGCACGGTTACAATAAGACTTTTGTATTGTATCGCCAATAACACCCTTGAACGAAATTAAGTTTTCACTCTTGCAGGAGagatttaaaagtttgaaacatatattagtgttgtttttgttttgaaaatacgttttaaaaaagcaataaaaaatattgaatatgctttaaatgcttaaaaaaatctaaaaatattacaaattgttttcagtgttaaaataaagctaaaataaaataaaatattagatgcAAACGTTAAACTTGCAAAGGATCTAAATATGATTAAGGCTAAAcgtaaaattttaataaactcaagaaaattatgtaaaatttaaaaagccaACTAAATATATGAATTGATATTCGCCGCAGCTTTCGAGGAGTTTTCCTCCGTGCTGTTCTCCTCAGCTCACTAGAACGCACTGTTCCAAGTTTTCTCGAAAACAAGTCTGCGCGCCGCCGCTACACCTCCTCATATTTCACTTTCTGAAGTGAACCACAGTATCCGTTACATAAACGTCCCCGCGGTCTGGTAAACAAGCGAGGGTCTGCGACGGCATTTCAGCGCCAAACTACGTCCCTGACCTCCTAAGCGAGCATTTACACGCGAGTTTTTAACGGAAATGTTTCAAGCGAAGCATTCACTCCACAGCTTCGTTTCGCGCGGTCCAGAGCCCCCGACTTGTTATCTACTGTAAGAAAAAGCGggctaataaaaataagaagtgCTGCAATGCGGTGATTTCTAAGGTTAGAATCCTAAAACGCGAGCCTAATGGAAAGCGTATGACTTGATTATGAACTTTAAACTGCTGAGTGTGTAATGTACAGTAGTAGTGGCTTCTGGTTGGAAAACACCGCGCTGAGGAACTGTGCCAAAGTTCATCGTTCCGTTAGGAGGCGCGGTGCGCATTACATAATACACGCGTGTAAAATAAACCATGATGAGAACGATCAGCGATGTGTTAAATGATGcacatgcataatgcataacCTTTTGAAAAAAGTTAGTTAATACTTTATTCCGTCTGATAACCCAGGGCGCGGACTTACCAGCTGTGAACGAGCTGAACGGATTGGGTCATGATCAGTTGGTCTGGTAAAAGGTGGATCTCCTTCAGACTGTTGCTCAGCCTGACGGGGAGCTCTTGCTTGAGGAAAGCGAAGGACGTTTTCTCGCACGCGTTTGTGGATCCTGAAAAGACAACACGAGATCTCAGCTGAACGCAGTCGAACTTGAGCTCAGATATGAATCAAACAAACATATGGCTTGAGCAAGCAGCGTTTCACTGAACGGCTCACAAAATTTCCGCTGAGGTTCGTTCGTGCCAACCTTATAgacttcaaattaaataaaacacaatgctttttttctgtataaatgTAGCAAGCGAATATTGTCagctattacaaaaaaagcGCTCGAGCGGCGAACTGTTACTATGGTTACACCATCCCGGGCACATCGCGGTTCCCGAGCGtttcacatttctgctttttaaacatCTTCATGGATAACAGTTAGcagaatgatttaaaaacaaataatatagcATTGCGGTGCGGTACACGCATCATCCCTGCAAAGACAATGTTGCGTGCAAAATATTTCGCGCGTTTCTGTAACTTACCGAAATCCAGAAACTGCTTCATTGACAGCGGCGATGGAGAAAATTTCGCGTAGTAATCAATGTGCTTCGGCGCGTTTAACATAGCAGCGTTCCTCATTATATACCGTACGAACTTCATCTTGGAAGATccgaactaaaaaaaaaaaaactaaaacgttGCAATGCTATCTAAGATTAAATCAAAGCCGTGGCTTTTGCCAGGAGACGTTTTCCGCGCAGTTCTTTATTCTGTCAGGGGCTGTCTTGTCTTGAGACCCCTTGTTGTTGACAACTCTTTAAAGTTTGCGTTCTTGCACAGTGACACGCCCACCGCGTCACGTCGACATCGATGGCGACCAATCAGAGAGAGGATACAGGGACGCGCGCGCCTGCTCCCGCACACGTCAACGCTCAGGATCGCGATCAACAAGCTCCGCGTCTGCGTGATGTTTGCACTGCGGCATGGAAAATCATGAGATAGCTTCACAACAAAATACCCCACAGAAAGGTGATACCGCCGAGCTTCATGAGGTCAAGCGTTACCCATCACCCACTTGGACCCGAGTACAGGAATGCGTCGTTAGCTGTGGCAATGCATAAAACACGCAAAAAAAATTGCTACATAAAAACAAGTGATGCCAAAAAGCATTGCAAACtcactatttaaaaattataaaatgcagtGATGCCTCTTAGAAATGTGCAATATGCAATACTATGGGAAGTAGGTAACAGGTCAAGTCGTTAGAGTTGGTCTGTGTTATTAATGCACGATTTGACATCATATGATGAGCTGACTTGACCTATCAAACGAATGTCAAAGGTAAACTAATACTGTCCTTGCTTTAGAGCAGTTataaacaatagaaataaaaagacatagatgcataaaggatttttttaacaaatgcataaacgtgatttttaaatacaacgggggctaaataatatttatacacttCTGAACACTAATTTTAATGTggacactttacagtaaggtgtcatttgttaacattaataaatgtattaatcaaCACGAACAATGTTAACAAgcaaaatattaagtaatattaataatgcattactaatgctgaaattaacatccactaaaatgtatttaaaaagtattagtTCATGTTACTAATATAGTTAACTAGTGTTAACTTACGAATGTTTATGTAAAGTGTTGCAGTTTTTGCTaacgttctttaaaatattacttgttAGATTTTATCATGTGTCATTTTGTactatatataggttaaatataGATATTATATAGGCTAGCAATTTAGTCCTCACTGAGAGATAAAGTCCTATAAAAAAGTGAGaagaggtaaaaaaataaaaatgtatacttatgataaataatatatatttattcattcagattCAGAGGTTATTCAAAGAACTATGTAGAAAATAACAGGCTATATAAAATCAGGTCTTGGTAGCCTATAGGTTCTTGGAAAAAACACACTCTAATTCAAAGAAATCGTTCACTGTATAGACTGACGTGACATTGGAGACATTGAAGAGTACAGTAAACAACTACTGAGAAAACTGAGATTGCATAATACAGGAGTTCAAATGTGACGCCTCATGActgctccctggaggagaacaCAGACTGAGCACTGAGCTGAGGAAAGGTGACCCGCTTAAAAAGCTCACATCTTTTTATGATTCTGGATGTTTTGCACAAACAAGACACCAGCGACCTCCTCCTAAAGGAGATACCGGTTTAAACCGGCCATATAGGAGTCCCGTCAGGACGAGTCAGGTTTCATCTCCAGTTCACAGAAATAGGTTTTTAGGGCTTTCAAGccttaaaaagcacattttaagtAAACCTCTTAATCCGATgccttttataaagaaaaaaattataataaattaggTTTATTCACACACCCAGCCTAACATAGAGAGATTTAAAAGGACTAAAAAAACTAACCTCTCTCGATAAAATGAGctgttatgatttttttcctcagtataCACTTAATTTAAGGTTATAACGAAACCAAGAAGGTCAATCTTTTTGGTGCCATTTCAGAGCGTGTGTAAAACCATTCAGGCCCAGTAGAAATTTATGAATGGCATATTTTAGACACAAACTTTTGTCAATCAGCGCCATCTAGCCATGAGTTCATGATCACATGTTATTACTCAACTTCAAACGAAGGCTTGAGTTCTTAATACAaatctacatttatatatttgtgaaatgtttttgaggTTTGAAAAAAGCAGCATGTTTATTTGATCCCAAACATCagaatttaatgtaaatttttatgattaatatatgacgctgtgttttttttaaaaagcgtaTTATGTTCAGAACAGCCCGAGACCAAACTTTCTAGATCTAAAGGGGAAGGATGGAGCTGAGGAGGATTGAAGACCGTGCAGGAAATGTTGAAATTCACAGCGTTGAATAAAAGGAAGTCATGGTTTGGGATGCGATTTATTTCAAGTGGGAGATACAAAGGTTTAGCACTTTTGATCCTCAGTAATACTCATTGAACTCATCTGATTAGACTCATGGCTTTTCTACTGAGCACCACAGTGCTGCTTTTAGGAGTCCCGGGTAAGtccttttagtttatttttgtatattaattctGTGTTCTTCGCATTAGGCTACTGCTGTGTCAAacatatgtttttgaaaatacatttaacaggCTACAGTAACGTTGCAGGCAGGCTGAAGGCGCGAGCATATAGTCAGCagtgtatttaatgttttatgaatagtacgtttttttttgttttgagtaaattctGTCATGGCTAAGAAGGATGAAAAGTTAGCATAACTTAATAAATAGCAATGTATACTTTACAAAATAGccaaagaaaattattttatactgaATTTTCTTCtctagtggggaaaaaaaaaaatttcaacatTCATCAATTCACTGACGTCAATGTGATTTTTACGTAATTATGCTCACTGGATATTACAACAGAGCAGCGTTTTAAACGTGCCTTCGCCAAAcatcctctttttttctgtgtgtactCAGACATTATGAAACACGGACCTTACAATGCGTTCTCCTCTAATAGTCATAGTATGAGGCTATATATGTGTAATTTCCTATAGGCCTATATCCGCTGTTGCTCTTTTGAAAGCAgactaataaaaacacagcgcGTACTGAATACTAAGCAGCACTCTCATTAATGTTATGctgaagaaagaggaaaaatgtatattcagcCCTCCCAAGAAGATCTGTACCTAGCCTGTGTACACGGAAAAAATGATTATTCACCGAATTTACTAGTTATTTTTAAGGCAAGGGGTCGAAatttagctgcatttaaatgaacaagttTAGCTGACTCGACATTGCTTCTAAATTAAATGTAGCTTGAAATCAATTGTCTGCAACCACCTTAAAgtcatttattatcataaacTGACAGACCCTGCTGTTTGTGTGCAGCTGCTCACATCAGAACGAAATGCTTTTTTGGGACATAATTGTTGTGAATTTGAATAGTTTAcctttttcctaatttcatttttctttaaactacATCTCCCACAAATCCTAGTAATTCACCTTTAAGATCACCTCCATATATGgcacactacattacccatattccccctggttgaggtctataaatagacctcacttccttcctttgtcccctttttgcattggtgaggtgtgggtgtttgaatgggcacccaaccatgtccttgaatcctttccttaggatgtgttaagtaagtttgtttggtaatttcactttagatatttaatccttatgtggattgagtaaataatgtttaattctctttttatattgtttgtagtgACCAAAAAACATCCttttcattctgtctatcctgctaattcatcatgttcatcgtgGTAGTCCTGCACTATGTGACTTTGTTGACTGCATCTTATGCTGATTgctaaagatttgattcttctcatcaatggaataaaagaGAGCAAAGGACTGGCGCtgcttacagtgttttaatcagacacaccaccaagtttttttaacaaaccttgaataattaacataatattCAACATATGGTCCTTCGAGCCGAAGAGTAGAAATTTGGTGAAATGAATTCTCAGGTAAGACCTGCAGCCCGGCGTAGTGTAAGAATGAGAAGACCTCCTGCCCGTTTTGCAGACTGTGTGGTACGAGAACCTGCTCCTCTTCCACCTCCTTCCTCACCAACTCTAGTCGTAAGAGATCATCAACAAATAGACAATGGAAACGCTTGCCCCTTAGGACCTGCTACTTGCTCATCTGTTCAAGGTGAATGGTCTCAACATGACTTGCTCGACATGGATGTTCAACAAGAAATACTTGGACTTGGAGAGATTTTCTAGAATGTCACGGTTAGCAGTTTCTTGTAAGCGATCTGATTTATCAGAGTCTTTTGATGATGTTTCTGATGATGAGATTGTTGTTGATAAACCACCTATTGTTGAAGAattgtgtgcatttaataagaaagcTGAGCAGAAATCCACATTTAAGCAAGGTAATTCATCAACCACTCCATCACCACTTCCTCAAACTCCTGTAGTTCCAGTAGTTCCTGACCCTGCTGATTCCCATTTCCCTCAAATGCAAGCACTGAACATCCCACAGTCAAGCAACTGTTTACCAAGTAATCCCCTTTCCTCATCTTTGGTTAATACTCAGTTGCCTTCACAGATCCCATCAGTACAGTTAACTTCTCAGTCTCAACACATTCCTCATGTATCATCAGCTAATGTAGGATACTCTACGCAGTCACACTCTGTAGGTTACTCAGGTAATGTTGTACAGCAATCTCCATTTGTTCAACCAATTATTTCCACTACCCAGGCAACTGGAGTcccatttattcattcttacCCATGCCCCCAGCCATATTATGCTTTACAACAATCCACTTCTTATCCCATTTCTCGTGTTCAGGGAccttcctttccttttctgttGAATGATGATCCTCAAGAATTTGCTATGTTGCAGTTAGCTCTGACTAATCTGTTGTCCCCTTAAGAGTCAGAACATTACAAATATCATATCTTGTTGGATCATTTAAGATTCCCCCTTGCTCGTAACCTTGCTTTAGCTTATGCTAATGATCCTAGACCATATAGTATGTCTCTTCTTGCACTTCAACAGAAATATGGGCAACCCCGTCAGCTAGTTTTGAGGGAAATCAAAGCCATTCTTGCTCTTCCTAAGGTTAGACCAGGTGACAGCAGAGAATTTAGTAGTTTTGCACTGAAGGTTAGAGCTTTGGTTGGCATGCTGCAATCTTTGGGCCAAGATAAAGCTAAATCAGAACTAACCTGTGCTTTTCATGTGCAGCAACTTCTTAGTAAGTTGCCCATAGAATATGTGACCAACTTTGCACGTTATGCTCGTGCCAGCCTAAATGGTCAAAGCTATAAACGGATTAATTTTTCTGTCTGGCTCCAAGAAGCTGAATGTCAAGCGATGGCTGATCAATCTCAATCAAAGATCCATCCTCACACTCGGACAGTTTTATATGGAGCTAATGGTAATTCTGTTGTATCAAGATCCATAAATAAGCAATCCCGGAATCTGAGAGATCAAGGACAGAGTTCCAAGTATTTGTGTGCATATTATTCTAGTAGACAACATTTCATTGGCCCATGTCCTCCTTTCAGAGCTTTAGAAGACAACAAAAGGGATGAGTGAATTAGAGAGAACAAAAGATGTTGGAGATGTGGGCTTAACCATCTAGCTGCTGACTGTGACTTGAAAAAACCCTGTCCACAGTACAAAGGCCGACACCTTGGTGTCCTTCACGGTGTAAATAGTCATGGTCAGGATAATGGTGCGTTCTATCTTAGTCGACTTGGAGGTTCCGGCAAGGTGCTCCTGAAAGTTGTTGAAGTACTTATCCATCATAAATCATATAAGACA from Puntigrus tetrazona isolate hp1 chromosome 4, ASM1883169v1, whole genome shotgun sequence carries:
- the pdk2b gene encoding pyruvate dehydrogenase kinase 2b — encoded protein: MKFVRYIMRNAAMLNAPKHIDYYAKFSPSPLSMKQFLDFGSTNACEKTSFAFLKQELPVRLSNSLKEIHLLPDQLIMTQSVQLVHSWFVQSLMDILEFQGKNPDDPKVLTEFVDTLVTIRNRHNDVVPTMAQGVIEYRDAFGTDPVTCQNIQYFLDRFYMNRISIRMLINQHTLIFDGSTNPGHPSSIGCIDSCCDVTNVIQDAYECAKMLCEQYYLGSPELELREINAKKKSQPIEISYVPSHLYHMVFELFKNAMRATLENHETSSTLPPIKVTVALGGEDLSIKICDRGGGVPFRKIDRLFSYMYSTAPRPTIGDHQRTPMAGFGYGLPISRLYARYFQGDLQLYPMEGYGTDAVIQLKALSTDSIEKLPVFNQTALRHYKFNQEADDWCVPSKEPLNLAAYKAAK